DNA from Lineus longissimus chromosome 7, tnLinLong1.2, whole genome shotgun sequence:
TGGAGTCCTCGTTTCTGCAGGTGCTGGTGGAATCTGCAGTCGATATATCAACACTTAACCTTTTCTGTGTAGTTATTTTCAATCATTTCACATTGTCTTCCAGTTAGTCAACTCCACAAGGACAAGCTGTTGTTATTCTGCAAAGTGAAGGACAACTTTAAAGAGATCATGGCGTCCACCGTCGAATCCCAGAAATCTGAAGTTGAAGCACTCTCGGCCAAGTATGGTAAAGAATGCCGTGTGATTGCTGATGTTGGGGACTTCACTTACATTGTCACGATTAAGCTACCTCAAGTATCGCTGAAATTCCAGTTGGATGGTAAGTTGACGTCCAGGGCCTGTTTTCCTTGTATTTTCTTTGTAAATTCTCTCTAGGACTGACCACATTTTCccattcatcattttcagtttCCTATCCTAAATTGGCACCGCAGATAATTGCATCCTCCTCCATCCACAAAGAAAATACCCTGCACGATTTGACAAGTCGTCTCTTAGAGGAAACCCTATCTAGAGTGGGCGGGGCTATGATTGATAGCCTTGTAAGCGTAGCATCGGATTGGCTAAATGAAGTGGCACCAGTAATGGAGGTTAACGTTGACGAAACCAAAACCAAGAAAAAAGGCAAacaaaaaggaaagaaaaagacaaaatcGAAAAATGAAGACGTGGATGAGACTCTTCATAAGAAACCTTCGATGAAAACGGCGACTGATGTCATCTCGCGCATAATGTGGGACGACTCTTTAGAAAAGGATGATTTTCTTGTCGGGTATATTGATCGTTTCCGTGGTTTATTGGAGAGGTCGTTTGCGGAGTTTTCTTGGGAGGATTTGGCGAGTGTTGATTATGATGTTCTAGCGATTCCAAAGCATCGAATTGAATATTTTAAGTATAAGGAGGTGAAAGTTTGGGACAAGCCATCTCGGGTTGATAATGTGTTTGGGTCGTCCGGGGACAAGAAACTGACCATTCAGAAGGTGATAGCCAACTATGACGAGGAACGTGCAAGACTTCCAGCAGCGTCTGAGGGTGGGGTTGCTGGGAACCTGGTTGTTCAGGATGACGTGTCATATGACAGTGACAGCGATagtgatgatggaatagttgtGTCAATAGGGGGCGCTAATAATGACTGCGGCTATGAGGACCAGGAGACAGATTCTGACGATTTCTCATCTGAATCGTGGGGAAATAAACTGCGTCCGAATTACTTCATAGCGGTCAGAATCACCGACCCTGAAATCATAGGGATGGTGAGTCACATCCAAGACGTTCTTAGTGAGAGGGAGCCCCGCTACCAGGAGTGCTGCATTGGTCCAAAAGCCCTACACGTCACATTGTGTACCTTAAGAATCGACACTCAAGAACAGTTGGCAGATGTTACTGATCAATTACGCTCTGAAGCACAGGAACTGAAGTCATCTGCTCGAGGTTTGAAACTCAAATTCGAAGGAATTGACAATTTTTTCCACCGAGTTCTATATGCGAAGGTCCATCATGGTGACGACTTTACAGCATTCGTCGATGAAGTGAAATTGGTTTTGAGAACTGGCGGGATTGAGATACGTGATAATTATGACTTCGTTCCTCACATGACTTTGATGAAAGTTTCTCGTCCTGTTGCCAGGGCGATGGGTACAAAGAACATCAGTCCTCACATCTATTCCGGGTCGGAGGATATTATTTTCGGGGAGCAGATGGTGGATGCGCTGCATCTCTGTTCCATGAAGGAGGAGAAAGGAGCTGATGGGTTTTATTACTGCCCTCTGTCACTTCCGTTCTAACCCGTTCTTTATGCAcaagcataatacccgtggcgcggattgttttagggtgttggcttactgtggggttggggcaatttgggtgaaatgaaattatatatctgggggttgtgatgttgtcttgattttgatatgcgtaaaataggttgatgtgtgatgtggagcactccgcgccgacccaagtgtttacaaatcgaacatgatgatttggggggatgattttcctccaaattacttacactatacgcgtttttggccaaaacgaccggaaaaatcaaactccaccgctcttcaaagtggtctcgacttattttgacgaactatttcgtgAATGGTGAAGAGTTGGTATGCAGACATCCATAGCATGTTGTCTAAGCATGCCTATTGCCCTCAGAAACTTTCGTTTGATCTAAATACTATAGATAGCGAAACTTTTGAATATCATTTGGTGGTTGAGATAAAAATAAGCACTGTTTAGCATTGCTATCTACTGCTACGCATGGCTGGCTGAAAAATGGCTTCTGCAGCAAAAGGTATTCAACCAGATGCACTCCACTCGTCACAAGAAAATTTGTAGTTCTTTTCTCACCATGCAAATATACTCCCTTGATGAAGGTTGTGAAATCACAAATCATTTTGCATCATGTGGAAATatcatgggtgatatgaataaagagtagtaaatgctttcatctaaaactccatgtacatttacacttggcctttctgtacaaaattgaagtaaaagcatttgctagcctttattcatatcacccatggtgtTTGATTTATTCAAATCAGTCCTACATTTATGAggacgatgtcacaaccagaagaccagGATAGATCATTGTGATTTAAAAAACTAACTAATTAATTAAAGCAATTGTAAATGTAGGAATAGCAAAAGTAGCATGACTGTGATACATTGTGTCCACTCTATATAATAGTTTGTAAttatattttattgtaaaattggTGTCATTTAAGTTTGTccacaataaaatgatgatactATAGAATCAATCAGTTAATCGATCAGTAGCAAGCAATAAATCCACAGACATTTGATGCACAAGCTCTCAGACATTTGATGCACAAGACCCGATTTggtctggatgtgactgtcccatctctctcaccgtgttgacaagacgGAGGAGCAGCTGGGGCCGATGTggtctggatgtgactgtcccatctctctcaccgtgttgacaagacgGAGGAGCAGCTGGGGCCGATTTggtctggatgtgactgtcccatctctctcaccgtgttgacaagacgGAGGAGCAGCTGGGGCCGATTTggtctggatgtgactgtcccatctctctcaccgtgttgacaagactGAGGAGCAGCTGGGGCCGATGTGGtctggatgtgactgtgtcatctctctcaccgtgttgacaagacgGTGAAGGAGCCAGGGCCGGTTCGGTGtggtggtgactgtctcatctctatcaGCTTGTTGACATGGCGGTCGAGCAGCCAGGCCGATTCGGTGtactgtctcatatctctctcagcgtgttggcaagacggtagAGCAATACAGGGGTCCCAAAAGTCAGCCGAgcgttctccaacaaggacaatatCCATTCAAGGTGTCGATGTCTCAAAGGACAGTAAGGTGTTCTCCAACAAGGTCAAGAAGAACTTGATAAAAAGCTTCCCATTCAGAATGTCCCAAAAGAAAAGTACGCTGTTTTCCAACTTTGACAATAGTCTTCTTGATGAAGAGCTGCCTATTCAGGGTGTCGCGAAAGACAATaggtagtccaggtaacctcgaccctatctgCCGTGCAGTGGAGGAGACTGATGAAGAAGTctagacagtaggttgttcttaaCAAGGACACGATGGCTGGTGATCGATACAGGTGTCTCGAAAGACAGTAAATTGTTTTCCAACGAGGACAATTTTcttgatgaagaactccctgCTAAAGGGTGTCTCAAGTGGGTTGTTCTTGACAAAGACATGATGGCTGGTTAAACagtggttgtgaaagacggtaGGTTGTTCTCCATCGAGGACAAGATACtgcctattcagggtgtctcgaaATAAAGGCAATACGTTGACCTCCTGCAGGGATGACTCGCACTGTTTATCACTTCTTacttgaaaacaacttttcgaATCATATCTTCTtcataaacaaacaaaacactCATGTTACCAATATCATATAATTTATTTCCACAGATTAAATTTCATCAATACACATACTAAACATTATCTTTAGCCGATACTCCAGTTTCTTAAATATTCTAAGTTGGTCTTAGATCAATGAAACCAGAGTAATCACCATTGAAAGGAAACTGAATCATACATCAACAACCACTCGTAAGAAATTTAGTGGCCAATTCTTTGATTTTAACATCAGTTTGTATCAACCCACAAACAGGGAGCATATTTCCCCCCACTTAGATTTAAACAAAAAATGTTTGCCATTTTTGACAATAGTCAAACCAGCGCGCAATTATACCTTGTGCTTGCACTGGTTAACAGAGCACATACACTAGTCTAcccagtacagtagaacctctctatcaaggacaccctcgggactgaccagtactgtcctgaatagaggtgtccttattaaagaggtgtccgctagggGAGATTCCACTGAAACTGCACCTTAGTAAACTTAGTATTTGCCCAATACACCAAAAAAACCTAGTATTCCCACACTAAAGTAACTAGTCAGTATACCTAGTTAAGCAGACAACACATATTTGTGCAAAATTATAACAAGCTTGTCCAATAACATACGTGAATTGGCAACATCCATCAAAGTCCACTGAAGAGGAAAAAAGTACTGTATAATGTACAGGTTGTGCcacatacaaatgtacacaaccggtacatgtaagtagtaTGTTTGCATACATCACAAAACTATCCCAATGGGTGCCAGCTCAGGAGCTGCTCTCAACGCCTCTTTGGAAATTTGACCACCAATTCTTTTGACCCTGAACTTTTCAAATacgccccccccctcccaacttATTTTAAATCGGGGCGCTACACATGACTCTATCCAGGCATCATTTGTGTTGTTCTAGCAGGAGCTAGCAATACCTTTGATAATTTCTTTAGATTCTCTGGGAGACAtcatactcccccccccccccccccgaaatagATATTCTTCCCACCCGCATAAAGTGACACTACAGGTAGAATCAACTCAAACCAAGGACACCCAACATGACAATATCCCTCACATCAAAACAAAAGCAGTGGAAGAATGGGACATACCATTGTGAACATTTCGATAACAAATGAAGGAAATTAACAAACAAGGTGTCAACTAAAATAGCCGGCAGACAAAAATGGCACTAGACTGTACCCGACTGTCTCACATGATGGTAGCACTGAGGACAAATGAGACGCACGATCATGCCTGCCATTTGATGAAGGAAATGTCTGTTTGCTTACTCATTTTGTCCATTGCTCGGACAGTATCAACTCCTTGGATGATATCAAAGCATAAAATAACCTACAGCAATACTTGAGGACTGGAGAACAGTACATGAGGAATTCAATTCAGCCAAGGCTTGAATTGACCAAGACGCTCTACTTAAATTTCTATTCAGCCACCTCTACTTAAATTTCTATTCAACCAGCcttaaaaacaaaacatgtccTCAACAAAAGGCAAGACATAAAGATAACATAACAAAAATGTGTTGGTGTAGAATGCTCGGCCAGAACCAGGGCATCGTAAAGAAATACACGACCTGTCCATAAACGCTTGATGCAGAGTTCTTTGATGGCCTTCCCCTAAAACGAGGTCCCCGAACAGTTGTATCACAACTCTAAAGATGGCAAAGAATAGTCACATCCTACAGAAATTTTGATTGATGATTACATACTATGATGGTGTTCGATAAAAATATATACAAGTACATATTTTTTAGTTACTAAAACCCAGAAATTAACAAGATCTTT
Protein-coding regions in this window:
- the LOC135491435 gene encoding uncharacterized protein LOC135491435 isoform X1, which encodes MCRGGDWREVQRIGRGHIQVSQLHKDKLLLFCKVKDNFKEIMASTVESQKSEVEALSAKYGKECRVIADVGDFTYIVTIKLPQVSLKFQLDVSYPKLAPQIIASSSIHKENTLHDLTSRLLEETLSRVGGAMIDSLVSVASDWLNEVAPVMEVNVDETKTKKKGKQKGKKKTKSKNEDVDETLHKKPSMKTATDVISRIMWDDSLEKDDFLVGYIDRFRGLLERSFAEFSWEDLASVDYDVLAIPKHRIEYFKYKEVKVWDKPSRVDNVFGSSGDKKLTIQKVIANYDEERARLPAASEGGVAGNLVVQDDVSYDSDSDSDDGIVVSIGGANNDCGYEDQETDSDDFSSESWGNKLRPNYFIAVRITDPEIIGMVSHIQDVLSEREPRYQECCIGPKALHVTLCTLRIDTQEQLADVTDQLRSEAQELKSSARGLKLKFEGIDNFFHRVLYAKVHHGDDFTAFVDEVKLVLRTGGIEIRDNYDFVPHMTLMKVSRPVARAMGTKNISPHIYSGSEDIIFGEQMVDALHLCSMKEEKGADGFYYCPLSLPF
- the LOC135491435 gene encoding A-kinase anchor protein 7-like isoform X2, which codes for MASTVESQKSEVEALSAKYGKECRVIADVGDFTYIVTIKLPQVSLKFQLDVSYPKLAPQIIASSSIHKENTLHDLTSRLLEETLSRVGGAMIDSLVSVASDWLNEVAPVMEVNVDETKTKKKGKQKGKKKTKSKNEDVDETLHKKPSMKTATDVISRIMWDDSLEKDDFLVGYIDRFRGLLERSFAEFSWEDLASVDYDVLAIPKHRIEYFKYKEVKVWDKPSRVDNVFGSSGDKKLTIQKVIANYDEERARLPAASEGGVAGNLVVQDDVSYDSDSDSDDGIVVSIGGANNDCGYEDQETDSDDFSSESWGNKLRPNYFIAVRITDPEIIGMVSHIQDVLSEREPRYQECCIGPKALHVTLCTLRIDTQEQLADVTDQLRSEAQELKSSARGLKLKFEGIDNFFHRVLYAKVHHGDDFTAFVDEVKLVLRTGGIEIRDNYDFVPHMTLMKVSRPVARAMGTKNISPHIYSGSEDIIFGEQMVDALHLCSMKEEKGADGFYYCPLSLPF